In one Fluviispira vulneris genomic region, the following are encoded:
- a CDS encoding glutathione S-transferase N-terminal domain-containing protein, giving the protein MKLYTIPDCPFCFRVKIALKMRKIVDPQIEIIEIDLKNPPENFLAISPNKTVPALELSKGIGFAESMLIIEYLDSIPGKGDKLFGNNLVENMHAKYSVEQVSEKVTKPIMQTLFCNGSVLKERRALSQIPLAFYELEKLLDLNNSRFLGGQEINAADINLIPFFLYYFSVENIRKKWTLPEPNSRVAKYLNDIIHHSLVRKSVPSIEEFTKFVTPLFSPSADIHKIKNSSRTLVDDISAEIINLNDKISTALKNKITQIWHNNSNKSGPYIETVFQFKNYEEAFNAIQIICDLQESADHHSNFILENFNQLKVELCTHEPKWGVTSMDFAFAEVLTTRIYN; this is encoded by the coding sequence ATACTATTCCTGATTGCCCGTTTTGTTTTAGAGTAAAAATAGCCCTCAAAATGAGGAAAATTGTCGATCCACAGATAGAAATAATAGAAATTGATTTAAAAAATCCACCCGAAAATTTCCTTGCTATCAGCCCTAACAAAACCGTTCCTGCCTTAGAGCTCTCAAAAGGAATAGGTTTTGCAGAAAGTATGCTCATTATCGAGTATCTAGATTCCATTCCTGGCAAAGGTGATAAGCTTTTTGGCAATAATCTTGTAGAAAATATGCATGCAAAATACTCTGTTGAGCAGGTGTCTGAAAAGGTAACAAAGCCAATCATGCAAACACTCTTTTGCAATGGCAGCGTCTTAAAAGAGCGTAGAGCTTTGAGTCAAATTCCTTTAGCATTTTATGAGCTGGAGAAATTATTAGATTTAAATAACTCTAGATTTTTAGGTGGACAGGAAATTAATGCAGCAGATATAAATTTAATCCCCTTTTTTCTTTATTATTTCTCAGTAGAAAATATTCGAAAAAAATGGACTTTGCCAGAACCTAATTCTCGAGTTGCAAAATATTTAAATGATATTATTCATCATTCATTAGTAAGAAAATCCGTACCAAGTATAGAAGAGTTTACAAAATTTGTAACGCCGCTTTTTTCACCTTCTGCTGATATTCATAAAATTAAAAATTCTTCACGAACTCTAGTCGATGATATTTCCGCTGAAATCATTAATTTAAACGATAAAATATCTACAGCATTAAAAAATAAAATAACTCAAATATGGCATAATAATTCCAATAAATCTGGTCCATATATTGAAACAGTTTTTCAATTTAAGAATTATGAAGAAGCTTTCAATGCTATCCAAATTATTTGTGATTTACAAGAAAGTGCAGATCATCACTCAAACTTCATACTTGAAAACTTTAACCAACTTAAAGTAGAACTTTGTACGCATGAACCCAAGTGGGGTGTTACCTCCATGGATTTTGCTTTTGCTGAAGTTCTTACCACACGCATTTACAATTAA